Proteins encoded by one window of Bactrocera oleae isolate idBacOlea1 chromosome 4, idBacOlea1, whole genome shotgun sequence:
- the CAP gene encoding sorbin and SH3 domain-containing protein 1 isoform X23 — MQCARQCNAFRESPNRYLESDVNIHFKTPIRHEYKQAMSDEDLAQRQAEQMQKLYQEERRRKYLQELQDMNARRHTDNFTPTQKSPIPLNRYDDFQSDLAPKSPNAITTRTAARALYNFQGQNARELTFKKGDIIYIRRQIDRNWYEGEFNAMIGLLPVSYVEVVNKEIARQQPKKPSEGQARAKYNFQAQSGIELSLNKGELVTLTRRVDENWFEGKIANRKGIFPVSYVEVLTDIGAEDIAARTVITEQASVTNLRPSLDTLRTNINNEFNLITKNGHQPPNGILKETKHHNNKIDALHVDTHSEPLVYRALYKYRPQNSDEMELLEGDIVHVLEICDDGWFVGTSQRTGCFGTFPGNYVERVR; from the exons ATGCAGTGCGCTAGACAGTGCAATGCTTTTCGAG AATCTCCAAATCGTTATCTTGAATCGGATGTAAATATCCATTTCAAGACACCAATACGTCATGAATACAAACAGGCCATGTCGGATGAGGATTTAGCACAACGGCAAGCCGAACAAATGCAAAAGCTTTATCAGGAGGAACGTCGTCGCAAGTACTTACAAGAGTTGCAGGATATGAATGCACGTCGCCACACCGATAACTTTACACCAACACAAAAATCACCAATACCGTTAAATCGTTATGATGACTTCCAATCGGATTTGGCGCCCAAATCGCCGAACGCGATAACAACACGAACGGCAGCGCGTGCGCTATACAACTTCCAAGGACAAAATGCAAG AGAACTCACATTCAAGAAGGGCGACATCATTTACATACGTCGCCAAATTGATCGTAATTGGTACGAAGGTGAATTTAATGCCATGATTGGTCTACTGCCTGTGAGCTATGTGGAG GTCGTAAACAAAGAAATTGCTCGTCAACAACCAAAGAAACCATCAGAAGGACAGGCGCGTGCCAAATATAACTTCCAAGCGCAATCCGGCATAGAATTGTCGCTGAACAAAGGCGAACTGGTCACACTGACACGACGCGTGGATGAGAATTGGTTTGAGGGCAAAATAGCTAATAGAAAGGGCATATTCCCAGTGTCATATGTTGAG GTACTCACTGATATTGGCGCCGAAGATATTGCCGCTCGCACCGTTATCACCGAACAGGCGAGCGTCACGAATTTACGTCCCTCACTCGACACACTACGCACAAATATTAATAACGAGTtcaatttaataaccaaaaatgGCCATCAGCCACCGAATGGCATACTCAAAGAAACCaaacaccacaacaacaaaattgatGCACTACACGTGGACACGCATTCAGAGCCTCTAGT TTATCGCGCACTTTACAAGTACCGACCGCAGAACTCCGACGAAATGGAGCTGCTGGAGGGCGACATCGTTCATGTGCTGGAGATATGCGACGACGGCTGGTTCGTGGGCACGTCACAGCGTACGGGCTGCTTCGGCACCTTTCCCGGCAACTATGTGGAACGAGTACGCTGA
- the CAP gene encoding sorbin and SH3 domain-containing protein 1 isoform X21: MSDEDLAQRQAEQMQKLYQEERRRKYLQELQDMNARRHTDNFTPTQKSPIPLNRYDDFQSDLAPKSPNAITTRTAARALYNFQGQNARELTFKKGDIIYIRRQIDRNWYEGEFNAMIGLLPVSYVEVVNKEIARQQPKKPSEGQARAKYNFQAQSGIELSLNKGELVTLTRRVDENWFEGKIANRKGIFPVSYVEVLTDIGAEDIAARTVITEQASVTNLRPSLDTLRTNINNEFNLITKNGHQPPNGILKETKHHNNKIDALHVDTHSEPLVYRALYKYRPQNSDEMELLEGDIVHVLEICDDGWFVGTSQRTGCFGTFPGNYVERVR; encoded by the exons ATGTCGGATGAGGATTTAGCACAACGGCAAGCCGAACAAATGCAAAAGCTTTATCAGGAGGAACGTCGTCGCAAGTACTTACAAGAGTTGCAGGATATGAATGCACGTCGCCACACCGATAACTTTACACCAACACAAAAATCACCAATACCGTTAAATCGTTATGATGACTTCCAATCGGATTTGGCGCCCAAATCGCCGAACGCGATAACAACACGAACGGCAGCGCGTGCGCTATACAACTTCCAAGGACAAAATGCAAG AGAACTCACATTCAAGAAGGGCGACATCATTTACATACGTCGCCAAATTGATCGTAATTGGTACGAAGGTGAATTTAATGCCATGATTGGTCTACTGCCTGTGAGCTATGTGGAG GTCGTAAACAAAGAAATTGCTCGTCAACAACCAAAGAAACCATCAGAAGGACAGGCGCGTGCCAAATATAACTTCCAAGCGCAATCCGGCATAGAATTGTCGCTGAACAAAGGCGAACTGGTCACACTGACACGACGCGTGGATGAGAATTGGTTTGAGGGCAAAATAGCTAATAGAAAGGGCATATTCCCAGTGTCATATGTTGAG GTACTCACTGATATTGGCGCCGAAGATATTGCCGCTCGCACCGTTATCACCGAACAGGCGAGCGTCACGAATTTACGTCCCTCACTCGACACACTACGCACAAATATTAATAACGAGTtcaatttaataaccaaaaatgGCCATCAGCCACCGAATGGCATACTCAAAGAAACCaaacaccacaacaacaaaattgatGCACTACACGTGGACACGCATTCAGAGCCTCTAGT TTATCGCGCACTTTACAAGTACCGACCGCAGAACTCCGACGAAATGGAGCTGCTGGAGGGCGACATCGTTCATGTGCTGGAGATATGCGACGACGGCTGGTTCGTGGGCACGTCACAGCGTACGGGCTGCTTCGGCACCTTTCCCGGCAACTATGTGGAACGAGTACGCTGA